TAACCATCTTTAGGAATTTCAAATAAACTTGAACCACCACCAGACAAAAGAACAATCAATCGAGTTTCCTTTCCCAATTGTTTTAAGTGTGTCACCACTTCATTCGCACAAATGATTGAATTTTCATCAGGAATTGGATGAGATGCTTCCCTATATTTCCAGATAGAATCTTCTTTTTGTTCCAGTTTACCTTCGGGTAGATAGCCATATTTTGTCAGGATATAACCACCGTTTACTGGAAAATGCCTTTGAAAGGCAATTGCCATGGAATAAGCGGCTTTTCCCAGGGCAAAAACATACTGTTTTTTCGATTGGTCTCTCAGTTTAGTAACGATCAGATTTTGTTCCCTCAAATAATCAGAAAACAAAACTTCTGGACTGGCTGCTTTGATACCTTCAAAAAACAAAAAAAGAATCTCATCTTTCAGTAGATCCAATTCAATTATTTCCTAGTTTTTGCATCCAAAAGATCAAAACTAATTTTACCACCATCCAACTTTCCAAATTGTAATACATCTGTTGGGCATAGTGATACACAAGCGGAACATCGTACACATTGTACGCTGTCCATGGGAATTCCACGACTCGCAAAACCCATGACATCAATGCCTTGGTGGCAATTTTTGGTACAAATATTACAAGATATACATTTCTTTTTTTCAGAAAATATTCTAAACTTACTAAATCTTGCATAAATATGCATCAATGAAGCAAGAGGGCAAAACATCCTACACCAAACCCTACCTGAATATAAAAAGTAACATCCAACTCCGACAACACCCGCGAGTCCTATATCAACAACGATGTCATACATCCATTTAACAGAGTCAGCGACCATCTCACTCATAATCAGATTCGGATAAAATACCTTACCATAAACGCCAATCAATTTTAATGTTGTTAGAATAAATGCGACTAACAAAATATATTGGCCAGAATGTTCCCATTGGTAAGCCGTTTTCGAATGTGGCATTTTTTGTCTATACTCATCACCTAAAGTTTCAGCAAGTCCACCGCAGGAACAAATCCAACCGCAATAAATACCTTTTCCATAATTATAAACTAAAACAGGAATGAGGACGAAACTAAAACAAAGTCCGTATACCAACCAAAATGTTGTTATGCCACCATCACATAAAACTCCCATACTCAGTGGCCATGCCAAAATAAATCCATAAGCTTTCCAATAAGAATCTGCAGGAAATATTTCTCTTCGTATAAACCCATCAGGAGTTCCCAAATAACCTAAATCTCCTAACATAGGTAATATAATTTCTGGTAATAAAAACAAAAATACGATTTGGATAACAATCAAAGAAAGAGTTTGGTAATAAATGTATTGAGTTTTCCTTACAACCATTCTCCTGATTCCAAATACCAATATTGTAAGAGAGTATAAAAATGTGTAATGGAAGGATGGGTATTTTCCAAACAATAAAAACTGTTGGTAAGTCGACAAAAGATATACAGTCAAAAAATAAACAAAAGCTAAAAGGAAATATATTGTTTTAAATGATTTCCAAACATCAAACTTTATATGCCTTTTTTGGAGGATAATATAAGTATATAAAATTAAACTAAATATAGATATTGCAGCAGAAACAGTTGCGAGTGGCGAAAACCAAAATGGACCATAAACTGATGCCTTCCCAAAGTAAGCTGTGGTAGCAAAACTTACCAATGTTGTAAATCCTATCCAATCCAAAATGTCTTTTTGGTTTTGTAATTTAATGCCTACTTTTTGAAAAAAACCTAATGGTGGTAAATTGCCTATTAATATGTAAACAGAATCTGCTTTTAGCTTCAATGCGGATTGTTTAGTTTTCACAAAGACAGACGTCGAAGTTATCTCAGTCGCTGCAGAATCATAAAGTATTTTTACCTTCCCTTTAGTTTCTAATTGATGGATGATATTTCTATTTTCAGATTTTGCTTTTTGAAATTCTTTACCTCGATGAATGAGCGTAATTTCTGTTGCATATTCAGAACATGATATGGCTGTTTCTAGTGCAGTATCTCCCCCACCTACAATCACAATGGTTTGATTTTCTGTGTCCTTTGGGTCAATCAATCTGTAAAAAACATTTGGTTCCGATTCTCCTTTGATACCTAACTTTTTAGGATCTCCAGATTTCCCCATAGCAATCACAACTGAATTAGTTTGATAAATAGTACCTGTTTCAGTTTCTAAACTGTATCCTATATCATCTGCTTTGATACCAACCACCCTCTGATTGGTTTTTACATTGATCGGATTCTGGATTAAAAAATGGTTTAGTTCTTCGAGTAATTCCTCTTTTGTTGTATCAACAATTTTGATTGCAGATTGTGTTTCAATAGATTTGGGTTCAGCAAAAATAGGCTTTCGATTAGGATAACTTTGAATTGTTTGGAAGGGAATATTCGATTCCAATACAAGATATTTTTTTCCCAAACGTTTGGCTTCTAATGCGCAAGATACCCCTGCAGGTCCAGAACCTATGATCAAAACATCATACCGATCATTATTTCTATCGGGGATGTGTTTCCAAACGGAAACCCCACTTTCTGCTGCTAATTTTAAAAGTGGAACACCCGTTAGATCTCCAA
The sequence above is a segment of the Leptospira sp. WS39.C2 genome. Coding sequences within it:
- a CDS encoding NAD(P)-binding domain-containing protein, with amino-acid sequence MWPKSYFNWLTKSAPTGSVEVYPELSDSYETNLPNVFVIGDLTGVPLLKLAAESGVSVWKHIPDRNNDRYDVLIIGSGPAGVSCALEAKRLGKKYLVLESNIPFQTIQSYPNRKPIFAEPKSIETQSAIKIVDTTKEELLEELNHFLIQNPINVKTNQRVVGIKADDIGYSLETETGTIYQTNSVVIAMGKSGDPKKLGIKGESEPNVFYRLIDPKDTENQTIVIVGGGDTALETAISCSEYATEITLIHRGKEFQKAKSENRNIIHQLETKGKVKILYDSAATEITSTSVFVKTKQSALKLKADSVYILIGNLPPLGFFQKVGIKLQNQKDILDWIGFTTLVSFATTAYFGKASVYGPFWFSPLATVSAAISIFSLILYTYIILQKRHIKFDVWKSFKTIYFLLAFVYFLTVYLLSTYQQFLLFGKYPSFHYTFLYSLTILVFGIRRMVVRKTQYIYYQTLSLIVIQIVFLFLLPEIILPMLGDLGYLGTPDGFIRREIFPADSYWKAYGFILAWPLSMGVLCDGGITTFWLVYGLCFSFVLIPVLVYNYGKGIYCGWICSCGGLAETLGDEYRQKMPHSKTAYQWEHSGQYILLVAFILTTLKLIGVYGKVFYPNLIMSEMVADSVKWMYDIVVDIGLAGVVGVGCYFLYSGRVWCRMFCPLASLMHIYARFSKFRIFSEKKKCISCNICTKNCHQGIDVMGFASRGIPMDSVQCVRCSACVSLCPTDVLQFGKLDGGKISFDLLDAKTRK